actcaCCTCCAGACCATCCCTCCATTACCCCAAGCATGTGCCCTCTTGGGGGGCTCTTGCATTTGTCCACCCGCTGGAACACTTCCCCCGGATCTCTGCATGGCTCAGTCATTCGCTGCCTTTGGGTCTTTTTGCCTTCCCATTCCACACTAAATAGCACCCCCAGTTCACCTTGCTCTAGGCACTCCCCATCTCATGTGCTTTGCTTTAGTTTGCTCTATAGTACTTAACATTGTCTGATAGATTATTTGCTTCTTGTCTGTCTCCCCCCCACCCTTGAATATAAGCTCCTCCCATAGTACCCTCAGCATCAGAATAGAATCCCATCCAAGTTAGGTGCTCAGTGCATCTTTGTTAAATGGATGCTCAAATGAGGGACTCTGTCCAAAGCCAAAGCACTGGCTCTTTCTATTGCCCTACATAGTGTTTGATACACAGAGTGCGGAGTACAGGGTATGGACTTTGGAACTACCTGGGTTCACAGTCTTAGTCACCTTAGTTATGTGGTTGTCAGTTAAGTGACTTCACTTTTCTGaatcttggtttcttcatctaaaCAATGGGGATAGTAATAGTGTCAACCTCATAAGGGTAGCCACATATGAATTGTATgtttctggcacataataagtactCTATAAGTGTGTGTTTTTACTATGATTCTAGGGTGGGCTTCCTGGATGTCAGGGGGTTCAGAAGCACACAGGCTTCTGTAGGAGGGAGCTTTTCCTTCTGTGGAGTTACCATCCCCCCTAAGATTGATGGCCCATGTCAACTTCCCAGGCTCATTTTTACAATGCGTCTCATCTCACATGTGTGGTAGACCCTGGGGTCACTGAGGTGGCTCAGGATATCAAGCAATCTCTGGCTTCTGTCATCCAGCCATTCCCTCCTTCACTGGTCACATATTAATCAATCTCTCATCATGGGAAGCGGTTTTTGTCTTTCTGATTCTCATGTTCTTTCTCTATAGAAAAGGGGGCTAATTCCACCTAAATTGTTTAAGCTGAGTAGTATATCAATGCTGTTTACTCATTCTGCAGATTTTGGGGGGCAGAGAATAAGTGAGTGCCTTGCACTGACCCATTTTAGAAATGGATAAGCATCATCATCATTGTAAGAGATGGAGCATTGAACTCATAAGGAGGAAGCCATGTGCTCCAAATCCCAAGTTGAGTGTCCCTTGCAGGCTGGGTGCCCGGTGCCCCAGACCCTGCCCTGGCAGGCCAAGATCTGTCTAGAGTTGACTACTCGAAGGGCTCTCTTCTGGAAAACTGTAAGACCCTGAACCCCAATTATTCTCTTCTTCCAGTGTGTGTGTATTGGGGGGGGGGTGATGAGAGATTGAGTGCCTGGGGGTTGGGACCATGCATAAGAAACAGCCAGAAGACACTTTGAAGAGAACCCAAGGGGCAAGTGGCAGGACAGCCCAGGAGTGTGGGAGGGAAGTTGGGGGTTGGCCGACAAAGTTTCCTGGTAAATCAAGGgatcagggttagggttagggttagggttagggttagagttatgAGGATGGGTTGTGTCCTAACGATACCCTTAGGTCCTTCTCTGATGACATTCATTCAACAGAGATAAAAGCATGGATAACAGTGGGAACTGCATGAAGATAAAGGGAGAAAGAAGTAGGAAAAGGAGCCCTGCCTACACTGGCTTGAACATCAAGCTGTGTTCTCTGCAGAATCAGAGAATCTGGATTTCTAGCTTTCTCCTTGCGGGCCTGAGGAAGTCACCATCCTCTCTGGAGCTTGGGTCCGTCATCTGATGTGTGATTCTGCACCCATGTCATCTTGGACTCCTCTCCTACTCTCTGGGAGGCTGTGATTCTCCCACAGGGTAGCAGAGAACTCATGAGTTCATGGAGAAGGAGCCACCCATGGGTGTGATAGAAGCTGAGCATAGGACCGTCCTGTCTTTGGTGCAGGGGAGACAGAGGGGAAGGCACAGCTGGCAGAGGTTGAACGGGCAGGGAAATCGCTCCAGGCAGCTCCCCCACCTGCCCCCTACCATCGCCCCATCTCTGTCCCCAGCTATTTTAGTTCCAGAGAAGTTCCTCCCACAGCTCTGTGGAAACATGGAATCGTGAACCACGGCCCTTCAGAGCTATTTTGGTCCTGGGCTCCCTACTCAGTTCTCCTCTCCCTCCTAGGTCATACTGCAGCTCTGACACAATATGTCGAGCCCAGGCTCTGGGGCGGCCCCTGGGATGCTGCCCTGAGCTCTTTCTGTCATTCTACCACCATTGGATCTTGTGTGCACGCTCAGAGCTGTCACACAGTGAGCTGGTGATGGGGGGCAGGGTGCAGGGGGGCAGAGATGAACCCTGCCTACCTCTGAGCTGGGCTAGGGCACTGCTGGATGACACCAGGGCCCCTTCAGTGTCCAGGCTCCAGCTGGCATTGGCTGTTTAGGTTGCCACATCTCACCTCCTCTCAGCTACCCACCCCAGGTCCTGACTCTTCTTGTTAGCCCAGAACTCCTCTGTTCAGGATACAGCCAGGGGACCACCAGAATGCCACGGTTCGAATCCTGACTCCAACACTTAGCAGCTGTGTGACTTCAGGAAAGTTGCTGAAcctgtctgtctctctatctcCTCCTCTCAAAAGTCGGTGGCCTTGCCTGGTTGTTGCAAAGATAAAATGCGCTCATTACGTAATGTGCTTAGAATAGGGGCTGGCAGAGTAAGCACTAAAATAAGTAGTGTTAGCCACGACTATTTCTTAGAGAGTTTTTTCCCTGCTTAGAAAAGCAGTCTGGTACAACAGAAGATGGCTGGGGAGTCAAGCCCTGTCTCTTTCTAAATGAGTGACTCTGAGCAAGTCTTTTACttgttttaaatgtgttttctcacctgtaaaatggggataacaaaaGCCAGGATCCAGTGAGACCAGGCATACCAAGTTCTTAGGTCCTGGGGAAAGCTCAGTAAATGCCATCTATGGTTAGCTCCTCTTGCGTACGTACTATCTGGCTGCCCCACTAGGTTGTAAGAGCCACAGAGGTGAGGGTGACATCTGTTTCATCAACTAACGGGTCCCAGCACACTTACTAAGCGCTCCACAAATGCACTTTGAATGAAAGGGCTGGAGGACAAAAGTGGGCAAGCACAAATCAGGgcgcatagtaggtgctcaaagaGCTCTCCCCCCATCCCCCTTTTCTGGGAGTCTTTGCTCTCAGTGAGGCCAGACCTCCTCGCGCCTCCCCACCATCCCCTGGCAGTGCGGTCCTACCCTCTCCCTTACCCGCTGTGCAGCGTTGGATGCGATTCTGCAGCCACTTCAGGAGCGGCTCCATGGTGCAGCCGCACACCCAGGGGTTGCCGCCGATCTGCAGGGTCACCAGCCCCGGTAGGCCCTCGAGGGCCTCGAGGCTGAGGAAGGCCAGGCCGCCGAAGCTGAGGTCCAAGTCTCGGAGCTGCGCCAGGCCCTGGAAGGCCTGGGGGTGCACCCTGCGCAGCCAGGGGTTGTGGCTCAAGTCGATGTGCACTAGCCCCTGCGCCTCCCGGAACATGTCCGCCGGCACGTGGCTGAGGTTGTTGTAGCTCAGATCCAGATGTGCCAAGCGCTTGGCGTGGAGAAAGAGGCCGGGGGGCAGCTCCACCAGTGAGTTGTTCCGCAGATCCAGCACCCGCAGCTCCACATAGCACGTGAGATAGCCGGGGGGCACCGCAGCGATGCGGTTGTGGGCCAGGCTGAGGTTGCGGGTGTCCATGGGCAGGTCCGGGGGCACCGAGAACAGCCGCTGGCTGCTGCAATCCACCACCTGGTTACGGCAGGTGCAAAGGACGGGGCAGCTGGTGCCGGCATCCGAGTGTATCACCCTAGCCGCCAGGAGCAGGGAAACCAGCAGCATGGCCGGGTGGGGTGGCCCCGGCCAGGGCAGCTGGGCCCAGGTGTCTCCCATTTTGGGCAGCTGGTGATAGTTGTGCTGAAGGGAGCCCATTGGGGCTGGGGCTGTGTCCATGGACTCGGGAGTCAGTGACACAGGAAGGCAGCTATATTGGGTGGCTGGAGCCCTGGAAGGTGGGGTTTCTGAGCACATGGCATCGTGGCGCAAGCCTTTCCTGGGAGCCTCTAGGCACAAACGGGAGCCTTAGGTGAGATCCACAGGAAGTCCTTTTCTGCAGCGTAGGGGGCAAAACACCCAGTCGAGGTTCTCCACGGTCTGCAAAGATGATCAAAACGGAAGAAAGGACGGGGAAGCGGATGGGGCTGGAGCAGCTGCCAGCAGCTCCTGGAAGGGTCCTTGCAGGTCTCTGGTATCCCTCTGGCCTGTAGCTGCTGGGTGCTTCCTCCTGGCGCTCTGTCTGAGAGCCAGGCAGGGAGGGGGTGAAATAGATGAAAGGTGCCTTATTAAAGGTCCTGACACTTCCTCTAAGAAACCGTAAACCCTGCCCCGAGCCTGGCCTGATTAGGAGGCCAGAGCTGCATCTGAGCATCCAGCACTCAAGGTTTCTCAGAGGCTGTTTCTCCCGGAGGCCCGGTGGGCTCTTGTCCAGAGGGTTCCTGGAGTGGATGTTTTGGGAAGAAAGCCCGGGAATAAGAGGGTCTCCACAGGCCTCCTGAAAGCCCAACCTCAGCAGCTGCTAGAACCCCCAAGGAGACTCTTCTCTCCTCAGGGAGTGAGAACCCCAAGAAATACCCACTGCTGAGGCTGGGAGGAGCTGGATGCCCAGAAAGTGCAGGGCTGGGGGTCAGCTAGGTGATCCTTGGCCCCTTCTCCCCAGCAGCGCCTCTGTGAGCGCAGTTCTCTATTCAGCGGGTGGAGGCAGAGTTCCCTCTGTCAACAAGGAAAGCACTCAGGCAGAGAAATCCAGAACCTCTCTGCTCCCATGACCTTCCTCCTGGGTGCCCACTTGCCTCACCTCTCTCTCAGTTCCGCCAAGTTCTCAGGTGTGGGCCATGCTGGGCTCAGCCATCCTCACCCACCCTCCCCGCCCCACCCTGCAGCTACCCTCCTAGGCTTCTGTCCTGGCTCCATgcattttcctcttctcctcATAGCCCCACCCCCTATCGGCACCAAACACCCCACCCTAGCACACCCACCTGAGTACAGAATGCAGACCCACTCCCCGCTCCGGCACACTCTCAGCGCTCCTGCCTCTCTAGAactcacatacacactcacacacgcacacacgggTGTCCCTCTTCTCCTGGGATCCCCCTCCCACATGCCGCCCAGACCTGTGCTCACACCTCCCCAATTTCCTCTCCAGCTTGCATCTGCACAGACGCTCCTGCCCAGTCCCACCGTCGTCCACCCCGAATCCCTTTCTCCTGGACGCTCCCCAGCCTGAGCCCACACCCACACCCGGTACCTTCCTTGCAGGCTGAGGCGACTCAGAGCAGTGACATGCCCACCATCCACCCTGgctgcccccccaccccgtcGTCCCCAGCTCCTCCCGTACCCACCTGCTGTCCTCGCTTGTCCTCTCCTCACTGCCTCGGTCTGGTCACCACCCCTTGCAGCCTCAATCCCACCCACTGGGAAATCACCCCAGCTTCCCTTTCTCCAGACCCATCTTTCTGAGTCCCACAGTCCCCCTGCACGCCCACCGGCCCTCATGGGCTTACTCACTCCGTTCCAAGGACACAGCCATCAATCTGCAGCAGGCGCGGGTCTCCCCTCCCTCGTCCTGGAATCCCCGCTCGCTTCAGGAGAACAGATTGCCTCCCCgcctcttcccctcctccactctctcctcctccttgtcTCCTGGCTGGGGCAGCATCCTCTGTGTTTCCCGTTCTGGGGTCCCCCTGctcctcttttttttgtgtgtgtttttaccCCAAAGGTAGTCAGAGAGAGGATGCTTAGAAGAAAGTTCACAAAATCTGAATGCTTCTCCCTGAAACTCGGCTGGTGCTGAGGCTGCTAGGTTAACGTGGCTTCCGCCGggtcttcccctccctcccctttcctccctctctcccccctcctctctccctttctcgcTCCCCCCTTTTTTCCTCGAGGGCCAGGTACTGACGTTTTACTGTCTCTTAGCAACTGCCTCCACATCTCTGAGCAACAGGAGAACTGGCTTTGGACCCCACCAAgatgagagagaggagaaagacgCAGTGGGCAGAACCCACAGCCGTGGGCAGGACTCTAGCGAGGAAGGTAAAGGGAAGAAGGCGAGAGGAGGGGAGGCAGGACAGAGATGGGGGTACGGACTGAGAAGAGGGCACTTAAGGGCATCAGGTTCAAGAGGGAAACTCCAGAGGGctgggaagggagaaagggactttgaaaaggaaggagaaaaatgggGTAAGGTAGGGCAACGACGACATGAATTaaggatggaaagaaaaaagaaaagtgaacgTGACAAGTTTGCCTACTTGATAAGATGCATATATTTGGTCTCACTTGACATGTAGCATGTTCCCCTGTGTGTGAATGCACTAGATTCCTAGATATGAAGTGATGGCTCAGGGTTTGTTAGGGACAGTTATGGGAAGTGAGGTCTTTTGTGTGCTCTTTGCTTCTCCCTAAAATCCTTACTAGGGAACAAGCTCTCTAGGGCTAGGTTTTGGGCTGGAATACAAGGACTTCCCCTGGGCTTGCAACTTGAGAGATGTTTTGGGATGCAAAGGGCCAACTGTCAGTTCCAGGTGGGGTACAGCAGGCTCTAGAGACATTATGGTCTACAAATAAGGGAGTAGAAGCCTCTGCAaaacccttctcatttctctagACCCCAAGACCTTTTCTGTTGTCCAGTCCCAATGGCTTCTAGCCTCCTGCCCCCCGCCCTCACCTCTACTCTAGCTTAACTTCAGATGAGGGTGAAATCTTTGTAGCACCTCTTTTCTTGATGACCCATAAAATCTCTAGCTCCCTTGCCTTTATTTTTCCCTGGCATTTTTAAAGCTGGCCCCACCAGTTGGTTTGGTCAAAGAGCCGGcatatttcttcctttgaatATTTATTCAGTTCTCACTCAACGCTGGGCCCTTGGCTAGACGGTGGGCCTAGAGTGGTCAGCGAGATGGACACAGCCTCTACCTCATGGAGCTGATGCTGGCCCTGTGCTTTCATTCAATTGACTTAGGGCCTCTTGAATTTAAGTGATTTCTTAGGCATTTGGGGGAACCAACATGGAACGATAGAAAATAGTAAGTGTAAAGTTATACCGATTCTAGGCACTTACAAAACTCTCAAAACCGTTGTCATTGCACTCTCtaacatctttctttttattacatgGTCATAGGAGATCTGCATTCCTTCTCACTGTCCTCTCTCATATCATGCTCCTTTTGAATCTCTCATATTCTGCAGTGTCTACTCATAGTAGCATAGTAGCCactttcaataaacatttatatatcGAACTGACTGCGATAAATATGATTTACATGCCCttccctttaaaaaaaggaacaattgtTCAATCTCGCTTATGAGCCTAGAAATGAAatcctaatatttaaaaaaatatttttattatcaaaccttaacaaacaaacacacaaacattcttgacatggttacaatcaatggctcataatatcgtcatatagttgtgtattcatcagcatgatcatttttttaaacgtttgcatctctccagcaaaagaaataaaaaaaaaaaaccaacattcatacattccatacccttgACTCCAcccctcattgaccacaagtactttaagcttctaaatttattttaacatttgttccccctattatttttttatttttaatccatatgttttactcatctgtccatactgtagaaaaaaggagccacaaggttttcacaatcatacagtcacattgtaaaagctgtatcattatacaatcatcttcaagaaacatggctcctggaacacagctctacagtttcaggtacttccctctggccactccaatataccatgaactaaaaaggggatatctatgtaatgtataagaataacctccaggataacctctcgactctatttgaaatctctcagccactgacactttattttgtctcatttctctttaccccttttggttgagaaagttttcttaatcCTTAGATGCTGAGTTGcagctcatcccagaatttctgtctcacattgccagggaggtttacaccccttggagtcatgtcccacatagaaggggaaggcagtgagttcacttgccatgttggtttagagagagaggggccatatctgagcaacaaaagaggttctctgggggtgactcttaggcctaattttaagtatcctttgcagggataagtttcatatgaacaaaccccaagattgagggctcagcctattgatttggttgtccccactgcttgcaaaaatatcaggacttctccaagtggggaagctGAATActtctccatctctctccatttccctaaggggactttgcaaatacttctttattcattatccaaatcacactgggatttatcagggcatcacactgacctggaacaaccaacaaaatctcatgccctcttcaagattccatatacttatggtatttaattaaactgaccattcaagttaaattaggaaatgcactagttaaaatataaattttgtaccaaagaaacatttctccctttagtctcacacagaagttgaaattttaaaatatggatgaccatctattttcaataccctgcaatactgacattcctttgttcttcctcatgcaaaaacatttttaaatttgtacatttaatcaccatcattgtacacgttagacattcctaaattatactatctcagtctttatcgtctatctttccttctggtgaaatTCTAATCTTAACCTTGAAACCTAACACATTGATAAAAGTAATCCATTATAAATAACAGCTATCAACTCCAGGGAAGCAAAGTTGGTATGATACCTTAGTATCCTATCACTAACtgaaaaatggtagaaaatataaTTATCTCATTAGAGGTTAAGAAAGGTGTTCAGCACAATTCAATATTTAATGTTGACtaaaagtcattaaaataaaaaagaatggagttcTTCTTTTATTATATGATATgaagtttatatttataattaaaaccaATAATATGACTAAAGGAGAATTATTAGGGGCAGTTTCCTTAAAAATAGAATCTAGGTAACAGTGCCCCCATTGTCATTTGAAAATTCAATTTTTCACTTGTgaaatagggataaaaataatGACACCTAACTTAAGGAGTTGATTTTAGTTGCATGACTTATTAATAAAGCACATAAAAGAATACATCTTGAGCACTATAGTATGTATTAagtgaacaaataaacaacagCAGAGCAGTGTAATTGTTGAAAGAGCTATGCAGAAAGGACAAATCAGTTGCATCAAAACAGGCAATGACGAGTAAAGAATATCATGTTTGCAGATGATTTGGATGTATTCTTGTGTGAGATAAGCCTTAAATTCTTTGGGAACCcagaaatttaagaatattatCACTGTATATTATGTTTGCTGTAAAAGTGAAGTTAATTGGGGCAGATATCTTTTAAATGACCTTTTACCCTTAATCATTCTATAAACTAAGTATTAAACCATTATTTTCCAAACTGGTGTTCTGTGGAAATCTGTTATCTATGAGGAAAATGTTTGTTCTCataaaagtttgagaaacactgagctgaacaaaatgaaaaaatgaaacacGTGTTCACTTTGTGTTTCATTATT
This region of Tamandua tetradactyla isolate mTamTet1 chromosome 9, mTamTet1.pri, whole genome shotgun sequence genomic DNA includes:
- the LRRC55 gene encoding leucine-rich repeat-containing protein 55 — encoded protein: MGDTWAQLPWPGPPHPAMLLVSLLLAARVIHSDAGTSCPVLCTCRNQVVDCSSQRLFSVPPDLPMDTRNLSLAHNRIAAVPPGYLTCYVELRVLDLRNNSLVELPPGLFLHAKRLAHLDLSYNNLSHVPADMFREAQGLVHIDLSHNPWLRRVHPQAFQGLAQLRDLDLSFGGLAFLSLEALEGLPGLVTLQIGGNPWVCGCTMEPLLKWLQNRIQRCTADSQLAECRGPPEVEGAPLFSLTEESFKACHLTLTLDDYLFIAFVGFVVSIASVATNFLLGITANCCHRWSKASEEEEI